The DNA window TTTCACCCGCTGGTCCGGGGTGGGCACGCCGCGCTGGATCGGGTTCGGCAACTACGCCCGGCTGCTGGAGGACGAGCGGTTCTGGCAGTCGTTCCAGCACAACGTGGGGCTGATCGTGGCGATGGCCGTCGTGCCGACCGCGATCGGCCTCGTGCTGGCGGCGGCGCTGTTCGACTACATCGGCAAGCGGTTCGGGCCGCGCACGGCCTCGGCGCTGCGCGCGGCCTACTACCTGCCGCAGGTCCTGCCGGTGGCGGTGGCCGGCGTGGTGTGGGGCTGGCTGCTGCACCCGTCGTACGGCGCCGTCAACGAGATCCTCGGGCTGGACCTCGACTGGCTCGGCGACCCCGACCTGGCGCTCGCCACGGTCATGGCCGTCATGGTGTGGTTCCAGCTCGGCTACCCGGTCGTCATCTTCATGGCCGGGCTGCAGCGCGTCGATCCGGCCTACTACGAGGCGGCCGAGATCGACGGGGCCTCCTGGTTCCGGAGGTTCTGGCACATCACGATCCCGCAGATCCGGCCGGAGATCTTCGTGGTGCTGCTGACGTGCACGATCGCCGCGCTCAAGGTGTTCGGGCCGATCTTCGTGCTGACGAGGGGAGGGCCGGGCAACGCGACCATGGTGCCGTCGTACTTCTCGTACCTGAACTTCTTCCAGAAGAGCAACGTCGGGTACGGCTCGGCCATCGCCACGGTGCTGGCGCTGATCATCATCGTGGTGACGTTCCTGTTCCTGCGCGTCCAGGAGCGTGAGCAGTGAGGGGGCCGGGGCGCTGGGCGGTGCTGGCCGCGCTGGCCGTGCTCGCGGTCGTCATGCTGTTCCCGTTCGCGCTGGTGGCGCTCAACGCGGTCAAGTCGCCGGCGGAGTACAGCACGGCGGGTCCGCTCGCCCTGCCGGACGGGCTCTACCTCCAGGGCCTGGCCGACTTCTGGAACCGGGTCGGCTTCGGCGGCAAGCTCTGGAACAGCTTCGTCATCAGCGGGTCCGTGGCGGTGCTCGCCGTGGTGCTGTCGGTGCTCA is part of the Nonomuraea coxensis DSM 45129 genome and encodes:
- a CDS encoding carbohydrate ABC transporter permease; translated protein: MSVRTRGYWLYLVPSLVLFTAVIVVPFLMNVGASFTRWSGVGTPRWIGFGNYARLLEDERFWQSFQHNVGLIVAMAVVPTAIGLVLAAALFDYIGKRFGPRTASALRAAYYLPQVLPVAVAGVVWGWLLHPSYGAVNEILGLDLDWLGDPDLALATVMAVMVWFQLGYPVVIFMAGLQRVDPAYYEAAEIDGASWFRRFWHITIPQIRPEIFVVLLTCTIAALKVFGPIFVLTRGGPGNATMVPSYFSYLNFFQKSNVGYGSAIATVLALIIIVVTFLFLRVQEREQ